A region of Malaclemys terrapin pileata isolate rMalTer1 chromosome 5, rMalTer1.hap1, whole genome shotgun sequence DNA encodes the following proteins:
- the LOC128837822 gene encoding uncharacterized protein LOC128837822: MQSSPAVMAVQSVNRKRAPAWTDREVLDLIAVWGDESMLSELRSKKRNAKIYEKISKDMSERGYSRDATQCRVKIKELRQGYQKTKEANGRSGSHPQTSRFHEALHSILGAAATTTPPLTVDSEDGILSTAGSSDMLADGEDEEGDEEGEAVGSAHNADFPDSQDLFITLTEIPYEASPAVTPDTESGEGSATTSATVSQRSLASHSQRLAKIRHRKKRTREDMFSELMACSQAQAAQQTQWREKLTQMQQANMDREERWRQEDQQATQTLLGLLREQTDTLRRLVDVLQERRQEDRAPLQSISNRPPPPPSPIPISPKVQRRRGGRVPANSHSTPAESSSSRRLSFPKT; encoded by the exons atgcagagctctccagcagtgatggccgtgcagtctgtgaatagaaagagggccccagcatggactgatcgggaagtcttggatctcatcgctgtgtggggcgatgagtccatgctttctgagctgcgctccaagaaacggaatgcaaagatctatgagaagatctcaaaagacatgtcagagagaggatacagccgggatgcaacgcagtgccgcgtgaaaatcaaggagctgagacaaggctaccagaagaccaaagaggcaaacggacgctccggatcccatccccagacatcccgtttccacgaggcactgcattccatcctcggtgcggccgccaccactaccccaccactgaccgtggactctgaggatgggatattgtccacggccggttcctcggacatgttagcggacggggaagatgaggaaggagatgaggagggcgaggcagtcggcagcgctcacaacgctgatttccccgacagccaggatctcttcatcacccttacagagatcccctacgaagcgtccccagccgttaccccggacacagaatctggggaaggatcagcca ccacatctgcgactgtctcacaacgtagcctggcatcacactcccagaggctagcgaagattaggcataggaagaagaggacacgggaggacatgttctctgaacttatggcctgttcccaagcccaggcagcacagcagacccagtggcgggagaaattgacccaaatgcagcaagcaaacatggatcgggaggagaggtggcggcaggaagaccagcaggcgactcaaacgctgcttggactactgagggagcaaacagacacgctccggcgccttgtggatgttctgcaggaacggaggcaggaggacagagccccgctgcagtccatctctaaccgccctcccccgccaccaagtcccatacccatctcacccaaagtgcaaagaaggagaggcggcagagtccctgctaactctcactccacccctgcagagagctctagtagcagaaggctctcattccccaaaacttga